One segment of Paenibacillus sp. FSL R7-0337 DNA contains the following:
- a CDS encoding GGDEF domain-containing protein: MSPIHVWIPVVFYWLPMLFFFYMGMDVLLRNPRKIEHRLVSATILCYFLLFLEEYIRYMLPIEYSPVLTAVWFANVGILIPGLGFHLVARLIGLHKRMSRPWYPYLFHILTLAIPAGLIGQRSYTSVQLFTVSGVWKWPIANSAYYGTLTASLLLSFIPIVMLRSARKWSAADPDYQEHVGIFKLLEYGSWVTFLWVAVFGYFRFNEVLPPYTYIYGGLIWCFVLRLSMQRYEFLNHAGQRYKKMFQINSQAALLVSLSGSIKEANPSAGRMFDRLSLGKANLADLGGAEIVAKLQAQEDISELEMVLHSGDSLIEVMINGDYVTVDHEPHAVLLIRDIRLRNQHVRQIAFMAYHDPLTGLPNRRQFYDKLEETLAEAECSGGEVAILLLDLDRFKLVNDRWGHEAGDQMLCKVAGMIHQLVQPDGLAARFGGDEFVLFCPVDGGGLTAAELEHRLHTAASQAKLDYEGEELKIDMSIGISVYPQDGTAPDALLRQADRRMYAIKRGEAEGNHEI, translated from the coding sequence ATGAGCCCGATCCATGTGTGGATACCTGTCGTATTTTATTGGCTGCCGATGCTCTTCTTTTTCTACATGGGAATGGATGTGCTGCTGCGCAACCCGCGGAAGATTGAACATCGTCTGGTAAGCGCTACAATTCTGTGCTATTTCCTGTTGTTCCTTGAGGAGTACATCCGGTATATGCTGCCGATTGAATATAGTCCGGTGCTGACTGCGGTCTGGTTCGCCAATGTCGGTATTCTCATTCCGGGGCTTGGCTTCCACCTGGTTGCCCGGTTGATTGGCCTCCATAAGCGGATGTCCCGGCCGTGGTATCCCTATCTGTTCCATATCCTAACGCTGGCGATCCCGGCGGGACTCATTGGTCAGCGGTCCTATACTTCTGTGCAGCTGTTCACCGTAAGCGGGGTATGGAAATGGCCGATAGCAAATTCAGCCTACTACGGGACCTTAACGGCAAGTCTGCTGCTTAGCTTCATCCCCATCGTCATGCTGCGCAGTGCGCGCAAATGGAGTGCCGCCGATCCTGACTATCAGGAGCATGTCGGTATCTTCAAGCTGCTGGAGTACGGCTCCTGGGTGACGTTCCTCTGGGTCGCTGTATTCGGCTATTTCCGCTTCAATGAAGTGTTGCCGCCGTATACGTATATCTATGGAGGGCTGATCTGGTGCTTCGTGCTGCGCCTGTCCATGCAGAGGTATGAGTTCCTTAATCATGCGGGACAGCGCTATAAAAAAATGTTCCAGATCAACTCGCAGGCTGCGCTGCTCGTCTCGTTGTCAGGCAGCATCAAGGAAGCGAATCCGAGTGCCGGCAGGATGTTCGATCGTCTGTCCCTCGGGAAGGCTAATCTTGCCGATCTGGGCGGTGCGGAGATCGTGGCGAAGCTTCAGGCGCAAGAGGATATCAGCGAGCTGGAAATGGTGCTGCACAGCGGGGACAGTCTGATCGAGGTGATGATTAACGGGGATTACGTGACCGTGGATCATGAGCCTCATGCCGTGCTGCTCATCCGGGACATCCGGCTGCGCAATCAGCATGTAAGGCAGATTGCCTTCATGGCCTATCATGATCCGCTTACAGGGCTGCCGAACCGCAGACAATTCTACGACAAACTGGAGGAGACTCTTGCGGAAGCAGAGTGCAGTGGCGGGGAAGTAGCCATCCTGCTGCTGGATCTCGACCGGTTCAAGCTGGTGAACGACCGCTGGGGTCATGAGGCCGGAGACCAGATGTTATGCAAGGTAGCGGGCATGATCCATCAGCTGGTTCAGCCGGACGGGCTGGCGGCCCGCTTCGGCGGCGACGAATTCGTGCTGTTCTGCCCCGTGGATGGAGGCGGGCTGACCGCCGCAGAGCTGGAACACCGGCTGCACACAGCTGCCAGTCAGGCTAAGCTCGATTATGAAGGCGAAGAGCTGAAGATTGATATGAGCATCGGCATCAGCGTGTACCCGCAGGACGGAACAGCCCCGGATGCTCTGCTGCGCCAAGCCGACAGACGGATGTATGCGATCAAGCGGGGAGAGGCGGAGGGAAATCATGAGATTTGA
- a CDS encoding DUF4317 domain-containing protein, with translation MIKKEAAHIRKQFKMDHDQLNLYDILNVYIMKETNEIYHFERQPFAMLEREKQELYMSNFRKLLTGELDQKLFELKFLEEAEEPSQVMLHQGLITGDPEEWQDLMLMLVDKMLVDAKYEKDAVVTFVRGQYFRPTKARNDEAEETGKDEVFAHPFILCSVNSTEQQRKTLLFDYVEREFKYNIMVDPIIKLSTPEQGFFYPSVTDNYSDINRVLYCTGSANNPNPQFIEQVLNAERSVTALEERSIFEDIVKEVAGEQIDVATIAQVYEEIHQVIEDNAEEEEPPRLDYRDVERVLKASGVEDVTAEKVERAFETIVDNKHYEMKASSVIPKFTSKSIKIDTKVASITISPQDLRYVRQVNYQGKRCIMIEIDEDAVIEGFTLLTENLS, from the coding sequence ATGATCAAGAAAGAAGCCGCACATATACGCAAGCAGTTCAAGATGGACCATGATCAGCTGAACCTGTACGATATTCTGAATGTCTATATTATGAAAGAAACGAATGAAATCTACCACTTCGAGCGCCAGCCGTTCGCCATGCTGGAACGCGAGAAGCAGGAGCTGTATATGAGCAACTTCCGCAAGCTGCTGACGGGTGAGCTGGACCAGAAGCTGTTCGAGCTGAAGTTCCTGGAGGAAGCGGAGGAGCCGTCGCAGGTGATGCTGCACCAGGGGCTGATAACCGGTGACCCGGAGGAGTGGCAGGACCTGATGCTCATGCTGGTGGACAAAATGCTGGTGGATGCCAAGTATGAGAAGGATGCAGTGGTCACCTTCGTACGGGGGCAATACTTCCGGCCGACTAAGGCGCGTAATGACGAAGCTGAGGAGACCGGGAAGGACGAGGTCTTCGCGCATCCGTTCATTCTATGCAGCGTGAATTCCACGGAGCAGCAGCGTAAGACGCTTTTGTTCGATTATGTGGAGCGGGAGTTCAAGTATAATATCATGGTTGATCCGATCATCAAGCTCAGCACGCCGGAGCAGGGCTTCTTCTACCCGAGTGTGACTGACAACTATTCGGATATCAACCGTGTCCTGTACTGCACAGGAAGCGCGAATAACCCGAACCCGCAGTTCATCGAGCAGGTGCTGAATGCGGAGCGGTCGGTGACGGCGCTGGAGGAACGGTCTATTTTTGAAGATATTGTGAAGGAAGTGGCGGGCGAACAGATCGATGTGGCGACCATTGCCCAGGTGTATGAGGAGATTCATCAGGTGATTGAAGACAACGCGGAAGAGGAAGAACCGCCGAGACTCGATTACCGTGATGTGGAGCGTGTGCTGAAGGCGAGCGGCGTGGAGGATGTGACGGCGGAGAAGGTGGAGCGGGCATTCGAGACCATCGTGGACAATAAGCACTATGAGATGAAGGCCAGCAGCGTCATCCCGAAGTTCACCTCGAAGTCGATCAAGATCGATACGAAGGTCGCTTCCATCACGATCAGCCCGCAGGACCTGAGATATGTGCGGCAGGTGAATTACCAGGGCAAGCGCTGCATCATGATTGAGATTGATGAGGATGCGGTGATCGAAGGCTTCACGCTGCTGACGGAGAACTTATCCTAA
- a CDS encoding ABC transporter ATP-binding protein — protein MTMTRWAAYKALTQGIEGVRKPLLVLALFKMWNLVCGLLPLFLYSLLVNRVLVEKHLSGLWPVIAGYLGVFLLTTAGIAVSKRYSNQLLLRYDLRLKRKLLNRVSSLDYEEYSGYSIGDLKSRIEQDSAAAGRFFTVHLLDFSYAVLYAAALAGILVSYDWRIALLSFVFVPVSLLTVNLLGEKTRKAGEELWRLQNGYESFLHASLQNWKDIKTNNLEEAQLEELNGHYAAIRPVWFRSQLYQHLGVTYSFFTKNFITQLFIYFIGGLFVIKGYSEVGVLLVFISFYGQFFGFIETISNGLLNYKNDSVNISKVIGLLHAKVDQRPYKRISGQEIEVQNLQFRYEGKNAFALDGISFSVGKGEHLAIVGQSGSGKSTLARLLTGQMKPQGGSVSIGGTDLHAVNSGSVAAKVSIVVQEPVLFNMTIRENLLLAGDGATEAELIACCRSANIYEFIASLEQGLDTVIGEKGMKLSGGQKQRLSIARALQQQRDIIIFDESTSALDHENESDIRNELKRLSAGTTMISIAHRLSTIQDCDKVLVLQAGKVAACDTHANLRNRNEAYDLLFRSQYAALSHTT, from the coding sequence ATGACCATGACAAGATGGGCCGCCTATAAGGCGCTGACACAGGGAATTGAAGGTGTCCGTAAGCCGCTGCTGGTGCTCGCGTTGTTCAAGATGTGGAATCTGGTCTGCGGACTGCTTCCGTTATTCTTGTACTCTCTGCTAGTCAACCGCGTGCTGGTGGAGAAGCACCTGAGTGGGCTATGGCCTGTTATCGCGGGTTATCTGGGGGTATTCCTGCTTACGACGGCCGGGATTGCGGTCAGCAAGCGCTACTCCAACCAGCTGCTCCTGAGGTATGATCTCAGGCTTAAGCGCAAACTGCTGAATAGAGTGAGCAGCCTGGATTATGAGGAGTATAGCGGGTACAGCATTGGTGATCTAAAAAGCCGGATCGAGCAGGATTCAGCTGCCGCCGGACGGTTCTTCACGGTTCATCTGTTAGATTTCAGCTACGCTGTCCTGTATGCTGCTGCGCTGGCTGGGATCCTTGTAAGCTATGACTGGCGGATCGCCCTCCTTAGCTTCGTCTTCGTTCCGGTCTCCCTGCTGACGGTGAATCTCCTGGGCGAGAAGACGAGAAAGGCGGGAGAGGAGCTATGGAGGCTGCAGAACGGGTACGAATCCTTTTTACATGCTAGTCTGCAGAACTGGAAGGATATTAAGACCAATAATCTGGAGGAGGCCCAGCTAGAGGAATTGAACGGGCATTATGCAGCTATCCGTCCGGTGTGGTTCCGTAGCCAGCTCTATCAGCATCTGGGCGTTACCTATTCGTTCTTCACCAAGAATTTCATTACCCAACTGTTCATCTATTTCATTGGCGGACTCTTCGTGATTAAGGGCTACTCGGAGGTCGGTGTGCTGCTGGTGTTCATCAGCTTCTACGGACAGTTCTTCGGATTCATCGAGACGATCAGCAACGGCCTGCTGAATTACAAGAATGATTCGGTGAATATCAGTAAAGTGATCGGACTATTGCATGCCAAGGTGGACCAGCGGCCTTACAAGCGCATTAGCGGACAAGAGATTGAGGTTCAGAATTTACAGTTCCGCTATGAGGGGAAGAATGCCTTCGCGCTGGACGGGATTTCGTTCTCGGTGGGGAAGGGCGAACATCTAGCCATCGTAGGGCAGAGCGGCAGCGGCAAGTCTACGCTTGCCAGACTGCTGACCGGACAGATGAAGCCCCAGGGCGGGAGCGTCAGCATCGGCGGCACGGATCTGCATGCGGTGAACAGCGGGAGTGTGGCGGCCAAGGTAAGCATCGTGGTGCAGGAGCCTGTTCTGTTCAATATGACGATCCGGGAGAACCTGCTGCTGGCGGGGGACGGGGCAACGGAAGCAGAGCTGATCGCCTGCTGCCGCAGCGCCAATATCTATGAATTCATTGCATCCTTGGAGCAGGGGCTGGATACGGTTATCGGGGAGAAGGGGATGAAGCTCTCCGGGGGCCAGAAGCAGCGGCTGTCGATTGCGCGGGCGCTGCAGCAGCAGCGGGACATTATTATTTTCGATGAAAGTACAAGCGCCCTGGATCATGAGAATGAGAGCGATATCAGGAATGAGCTGAAGCGTCTGTCGGCTGGAACTACCATGATCTCGATCGCACACCGCCTCTCTACGATCCAAGACTGTGATAAGGTGCTGGTTCTGCAAGCCGGTAAGGTGGCAGCCTGCGATACCCATGCTAACCTGCGTAACCGGAATGAGGCCTATGATCTGCTGTTCCGCAGCCAATACGCCGCCTTAAGCCATACCACATAA
- a CDS encoding helix-turn-helix transcriptional regulator produces MNNRLEELRKQRGIRQEELAAALEVSRQTIGSLENGRYNPSILLAFKIARYFGLSIEEIFIYEEEENS; encoded by the coding sequence ATGAATAACCGTTTGGAAGAGTTACGCAAGCAGCGCGGAATCAGGCAGGAGGAATTAGCAGCGGCGCTTGAAGTGTCCAGGCAGACGATTGGTTCGCTGGAGAACGGCCGCTATAACCCCTCAATCCTGTTAGCGTTTAAGATTGCCCGTTATTTCGGGCTGAGCATCGAGGAGATTTTTATTTATGAGGAGGAAGAGAATTCATGA
- a CDS encoding ABC transporter ATP-binding protein: MTARRWVMTFIRMHKLVFVCGFLVTTLMTLVNLMYPFLGGRLINIAFYDQDLKAFLKLCLIYAGILLFNQFIVATLNNLISSQMMTGFVFDIRRALFRKILHQKGKDLSGMYSGDLISRMNRDAKDIMNLVFWSGLWGYSNLLHIVFAVGFMFYYHVLLGVFTVVLVPVVFLASKYFKQRALRVNRDLAAEQGRLSSYLFEIVANMREIKLLNAGRQVTRTYLRRTVSIHHKHVDNGRIEVTTERVNAFITLAAQLLLFIICARLIVKGQMQLGVFVAAASYFNMAVTYFSSMSGKITDTWGQSVSLQRVAQLLNEQEEDYREALLPTLINEGTIEFRNVSFGYTEERRVLDGFNLRVEGGSTVGIAGRSGAGKTTLGSLLCSLYPVDGGELLIDGRNVNEYNLHSLRSQVGVVHQETVLYDNTLRYNLSFTNNRDQDSLLLEALKRAALYELVLNLPDGLDTVLGTSGQELSGGQKQRLAIARILVKNPKILVFDEATSSLDSKNEALIRQMTGELGQDRTLIIIAHRLSTLRGCDSIAVLEDGRVTGYDTHDVLIRSNKTYIDLFSEQCAGGEAV; encoded by the coding sequence GTGACTGCAAGACGGTGGGTGATGACCTTCATACGGATGCACAAGCTGGTATTTGTATGCGGTTTCTTAGTAACTACGTTAATGACCTTAGTGAACCTGATGTATCCGTTCCTGGGCGGACGGCTGATTAATATCGCTTTTTATGACCAGGATCTGAAGGCCTTCCTGAAGCTGTGCCTGATCTATGCCGGAATTCTCCTGTTCAATCAGTTCATTGTGGCGACGCTGAACAATCTGATCTCCTCCCAGATGATGACGGGGTTCGTGTTCGATATCCGGCGGGCGCTATTCCGCAAGATTCTGCATCAGAAGGGGAAGGATCTCTCCGGGATGTACAGCGGCGATCTGATCAGCCGGATGAACCGCGATGCCAAGGACATTATGAATCTCGTCTTCTGGAGCGGACTGTGGGGGTATTCGAATCTACTGCATATCGTGTTCGCCGTGGGCTTCATGTTCTATTATCATGTCCTGTTGGGAGTGTTCACGGTGGTACTGGTGCCTGTCGTGTTCTTGGCCTCGAAATACTTTAAGCAACGGGCGCTTAGAGTTAACCGGGATCTGGCGGCGGAGCAAGGGAGGCTGTCCTCGTACTTATTTGAAATTGTGGCGAATATGCGGGAGATCAAGCTGCTGAATGCCGGGAGGCAGGTAACGCGTACCTATCTCAGACGGACAGTCTCTATCCATCACAAGCATGTGGACAATGGAAGAATCGAAGTAACCACCGAGCGGGTGAACGCATTCATCACGCTTGCTGCACAACTGCTGCTGTTCATCATTTGTGCCCGGCTGATTGTGAAGGGGCAGATGCAGCTTGGTGTTTTTGTGGCTGCCGCCAGCTATTTCAATATGGCTGTGACTTACTTCAGCTCGATGAGCGGCAAGATTACCGATACCTGGGGGCAGTCGGTGTCCTTACAGCGTGTTGCGCAGCTCCTGAATGAGCAGGAGGAGGACTACAGAGAAGCGCTTCTGCCCACACTGATTAACGAGGGGACGATTGAATTTCGTAATGTCAGCTTCGGATATACGGAAGAGAGGCGGGTGTTGGACGGGTTCAATCTCCGTGTGGAGGGAGGAAGCACCGTGGGCATTGCCGGGAGGAGCGGAGCCGGGAAAACAACGCTCGGAAGCCTGCTCTGTAGCCTCTATCCTGTTGACGGCGGCGAGCTTCTGATCGATGGCCGCAACGTGAATGAATATAACCTGCACAGCTTGCGGAGTCAGGTGGGCGTGGTCCATCAGGAGACGGTTCTGTACGATAACACGCTGCGGTATAATCTGTCTTTTACGAATAACCGTGATCAGGACAGCCTGTTACTCGAAGCACTTAAGAGAGCTGCGCTGTATGAGCTGGTCCTGAATCTGCCGGACGGGCTGGACACGGTGCTGGGGACTTCCGGGCAGGAATTATCGGGCGGCCAAAAGCAGCGTCTGGCTATTGCGCGAATCCTGGTCAAGAATCCGAAAATTCTGGTCTTCGATGAAGCAACTTCGTCCCTCGACAGCAAGAATGAAGCGCTGATCCGGCAGATGACCGGTGAGCTTGGGCAAGACCGGACGCTGATCATCATCGCCCATCGGCTGTCCACGCTTAGAGGCTGTGACTCGATTGCAGTGCTGGAGGATGGCCGGGTCACAGGCTACGATACTCACGACGTGCTGATCAGAAGCAACAAAACGTACATAGATCTATTCAGCGAACAGTGTGCAGGAGGCGAAGCGGTATGA